A genomic region of Vitreoscilla filiformis contains the following coding sequences:
- the recA gene encoding recombinase RecA, producing MDPKTLNPDKAKALQAALAQIEKQFGKGSIMRLGAGEQVEDIQVVSTGSLGLDIALGVGGLPRGRVIEIYGPESSGKTTLTLQVVAEMQKIGGVAAFIDAEHALDAQYAQKLGVNLQELLISQPDTGEQALEIVDSLVRSGAVDLVVVDSVAALTPKAEIEGEMGDQLPGLQARLMSQALRKLTATIKKSNCTVIFINQIRMKIGVMFGSPETTTGGNALKFYASVRLDIRRIGSIKKGEDIIGNETRVKVVKNKVSPPFKEAEFDILYGEGTSREGEIIDLGVQAKIVDKAGAWYSYKGEKIGQGKDNSREFLKENPELAREIENRVRAHFGVPLLNEAPAE from the coding sequence ATGGATCCCAAGACCCTCAACCCCGACAAAGCCAAAGCCCTGCAAGCCGCATTGGCGCAAATCGAAAAGCAGTTTGGCAAGGGCTCGATCATGCGGCTGGGCGCGGGTGAGCAGGTGGAGGACATCCAAGTCGTCTCTACCGGCTCGCTCGGGCTGGACATTGCATTGGGCGTGGGGGGCCTACCGCGTGGGCGCGTCATCGAGATCTACGGCCCAGAGTCGTCGGGCAAAACCACGCTCACCCTGCAAGTGGTGGCCGAGATGCAAAAAATCGGCGGGGTGGCTGCTTTCATCGACGCGGAACACGCACTGGACGCGCAATACGCCCAAAAGCTGGGTGTGAACCTGCAAGAACTGCTCATCAGCCAGCCGGACACGGGCGAACAAGCACTGGAGATTGTGGATTCGCTGGTGCGTTCGGGGGCGGTCGATCTGGTGGTCGTGGACTCGGTGGCGGCCCTCACGCCCAAGGCCGAAATCGAGGGGGAAATGGGCGACCAGTTGCCCGGCTTGCAGGCCCGCCTCATGAGCCAGGCCCTGCGCAAACTCACCGCGACGATCAAAAAATCGAACTGCACCGTCATTTTCATCAACCAGATCCGCATGAAGATCGGTGTGATGTTTGGCAGCCCGGAGACCACCACGGGCGGCAATGCGCTCAAGTTCTACGCGTCGGTGCGGCTGGACATCCGCCGCATCGGTTCGATCAAAAAGGGCGAGGACATCATCGGCAACGAAACCCGCGTGAAGGTGGTGAAAAACAAAGTGTCCCCACCTTTCAAGGAAGCGGAATTCGACATCCTGTACGGTGAAGGCACCAGTCGCGAAGGGGAGATCATCGACCTGGGCGTGCAAGCCAAAATCGTGGACAAAGCGGGGGCTTGGTACTCCTACAAAGGCGAAAAAATCGGCCAAGGCAAGGACAACTCCCGCGAATTCCTGAAAGAAAACCCCGAGCTGGCACGCGAAATCGAAAACCGGGTGCGCGCCCACTTCGGGGTGCCGCTGCTCAACGAAGCCCCCGCCGAGTGA
- a CDS encoding DUF2889 domain-containing protein has protein sequence MPLPPSDPSRQFRHRRTLEVQAFERADGLWEIDARVTDVKGRSVFVGRGIHPAGEPVHDLMLRLVVDLNFNILQAGSESRSVPYPGHCEAHGDVYARLVGLNLMQGFRHAVRERVGGAQGCTHLTELATVLPTAVVQSMVGEVIHPVGDGDEKPFQLDRCHALVTTGEVVRLHYPRWFRQPGANNLSQNLPPVNSPSSAGVPETAPAAPPLSS, from the coding sequence ATGCCGCTGCCGCCTTCCGACCCTTCACGCCAATTCCGCCACCGCCGCACCCTGGAGGTGCAAGCGTTCGAGCGCGCCGATGGCCTGTGGGAAATCGACGCCCGCGTCACCGATGTCAAAGGCCGTTCGGTGTTCGTTGGCCGAGGCATCCACCCGGCGGGTGAGCCGGTGCATGATCTGATGCTGCGCTTGGTGGTGGATCTGAATTTCAACATCTTGCAAGCCGGCTCCGAGTCTCGCAGCGTGCCCTATCCCGGCCACTGTGAAGCGCATGGTGACGTCTACGCCCGCTTGGTCGGCCTGAACCTGATGCAAGGCTTCCGCCACGCCGTGCGCGAACGCGTGGGCGGCGCCCAAGGCTGCACCCACCTCACCGAGCTGGCCACCGTGCTGCCCACCGCCGTGGTGCAGTCCATGGTGGGCGAAGTGATCCACCCTGTGGGCGACGGTGACGAAAAACCCTTCCAGCTTGACCGCTGCCACGCCCTGGTGACCACCGGCGAAGTCGTGCGCTTGCACTACCCGCGCTGGTTCCGTCAGCCCGGCGCCAACAATCTGTCGCAGAATCTCCCGCCGGTGAATTCACCCTCTTCGGCGGGCGTCCCCGAGACGGCTCCCGCCGCTCCTCCTCTTTCGTCCTGA
- the sucC gene encoding ADP-forming succinate--CoA ligase subunit beta, which produces MKIHEYQGKEILRQFDVPVPRGYPAFNVQEAVEAAQKLGGPVWVVKAQIHAGGRGKGGGVKVTKTLDGVKDLAGQILGMQLKTHQTGPEGQKVRRLYIEEGADIGKEFYVSLVTDRASQKVAFIASSEGGMDIEEVAHSTPEKIVTEVIDPLTGLTDELAAKIATAIGMEGHTVEQAVTLFKNLYRCYMETDASLVEINPLNRDSKGNLIALDAKFNFDANALFRLPNIVAYRDLDEEDPAEVEASKFDLAYISLDGNIGCLVNGAGLAMATMDTIKLFGGEPANFLDVGGGATAEKVTEAFKLMLKNPEVKGILVNIFGGIMKCDTIATGVVTASRAVNLTVPLVVRMKGTNEELGKQILKDSGLPIIAADTMAEAATKIVEAVK; this is translated from the coding sequence ATGAAGATTCACGAGTACCAAGGCAAGGAAATCCTGCGCCAATTCGACGTGCCGGTGCCGCGCGGCTATCCGGCATTCAACGTGCAAGAGGCGGTCGAAGCCGCTCAGAAGCTGGGCGGGCCGGTCTGGGTCGTGAAGGCTCAAATCCACGCTGGCGGCCGTGGCAAGGGCGGTGGCGTGAAGGTCACCAAAACCCTGGACGGCGTGAAGGATCTGGCCGGCCAAATCCTGGGCATGCAGCTCAAGACCCACCAAACCGGCCCCGAAGGCCAGAAGGTGCGTCGCCTGTACATCGAAGAAGGCGCTGACATCGGCAAGGAGTTCTACGTCTCCCTGGTGACCGACCGCGCTTCGCAAAAGGTGGCCTTCATCGCTTCCTCCGAAGGCGGCATGGACATCGAAGAGGTGGCCCACTCCACCCCGGAAAAGATCGTCACCGAAGTGATCGATCCGCTGACCGGCCTGACCGACGAACTGGCCGCCAAGATCGCCACCGCGATCGGCATGGAAGGCCACACCGTTGAACAAGCCGTCACGCTGTTCAAGAACCTGTACCGCTGCTACATGGAGACGGATGCTTCCCTGGTGGAAATCAACCCGCTCAACCGTGACAGCAAGGGCAACCTGATCGCCCTGGACGCGAAGTTCAACTTCGACGCCAACGCCCTGTTCCGCCTGCCCAACATCGTGGCCTACCGCGATCTGGACGAAGAAGATCCGGCCGAAGTCGAAGCCTCGAAGTTCGACCTGGCTTACATCTCGCTGGACGGCAACATCGGCTGCCTGGTGAACGGTGCCGGCCTGGCCATGGCCACCATGGACACCATCAAGCTGTTCGGCGGCGAGCCGGCCAACTTCCTGGACGTGGGCGGCGGTGCCACCGCTGAGAAGGTCACCGAAGCCTTCAAGCTCATGCTGAAGAACCCGGAAGTCAAGGGCATCCTGGTGAACATCTTCGGCGGCATCATGAAGTGCGACACCATCGCCACCGGTGTGGTCACCGCCTCGCGCGCTGTGAACCTGACCGTGCCGCTGGTCGTGCGCATGAAGGGCACCAACGAAGAGCTGGGCAAGCAGATCCTGAAGGACTCCGGTCTGCCCATCATCGCTGCTGACACGATGGCCGAAGCGGCCACCAAGATCGTCGAAGCCGTCAAGTAA
- a CDS encoding response regulator, translated as MRILIAEDDQVLADGLLRSLRSSGYAVDQVSSGSEADAALASHEFDLLILDLGLPRLHGLEVLRRLRARGSAVPVLILTAADSVEQRVKGLDLGADDFMAKPFSLQELEARVRALTRRGLGTASNVIKHGPLTFDATGRVAYINEQMVELSAREISLLEVLLQRAGRLVSKDQLVARLCEWGEEVSNNAIEVYIHRLRKKIEQGPIRIATVRGLGYCLEKIAA; from the coding sequence ATGCGAATCCTGATTGCTGAAGATGACCAGGTGCTGGCCGATGGCCTGCTGCGCTCGCTGCGCAGCTCGGGCTATGCGGTCGACCAGGTCAGCAGTGGCAGCGAGGCCGATGCCGCCTTGGCATCCCACGAATTTGACTTGCTCATCCTAGATTTGGGCCTGCCGCGATTGCACGGCTTGGAAGTGTTGCGGCGTCTGCGTGCGCGTGGCAGCGCCGTGCCCGTGTTGATCCTCACAGCGGCGGACTCGGTCGAGCAGCGCGTCAAAGGCTTGGATCTCGGGGCCGATGACTTCATGGCCAAGCCCTTTTCCTTGCAAGAGCTGGAAGCGCGTGTGCGAGCCTTGACCCGGCGCGGTCTGGGCACCGCCAGCAATGTCATCAAGCACGGCCCGCTGACTTTTGATGCGACAGGGCGCGTGGCCTACATCAATGAGCAGATGGTGGAGCTGTCGGCACGCGAGATCAGCTTGTTGGAGGTGTTGTTGCAGCGTGCAGGCCGCTTGGTCAGCAAGGATCAATTGGTCGCCCGGCTGTGCGAGTGGGGCGAAGAAGTGAGCAACAACGCCATTGAGGTGTACATCCACCGCTTGCGCAAGAAGATCGAGCAAGGGCCGATCCGCATCGCCACCGTGCGGGGGTTGGGATACTGCTTGGAGAAGATTGCCGCTTGA
- a CDS encoding sensor histidine kinase, with translation MTSAPEPPSTSAGASVREQRSLFGEILDWMLAPLLLLWPMSVALTWLVAQNIAARPYDRDLGQLTRMVAQQVVSAAAAGKQQRGLRLPESAAALLRSDDVDRVYVQVLDREGGLLIGDREIATPEGDLPVAGEVVFRDDQIQGEAVRVALLRLPNEDDAHPELVGTVRIGMVQVAETLDKRSRLATEIIKGVILPQFVILPLAVLLVWFALARGIAPLNQLQQRIRRRENHDLSPIDEHDAPEEVAPLVRSINDLLARLDQSMSTQKHFLADAAHQLKTPLAGLRMQAELAQREIDAGGDAQSVRRSLQQIALSSQRAAHMVNQLLAMARAEDEEQARRQQAFDLVELATETVHDFVPKAMEKRIDLGYEGPDDAQTLPPLVGQPFLVRELVRNLVDNALQYTPAGGTVTVRVRGGALGESACVTLQVEDNGPGIPEAERELVFQPFYRALGTNVDGSGLGLAIVKEIADRHGADIGVSAAQLAPEVGAVFTVRFPSAATLPADGAEGDVKSA, from the coding sequence ATGACGTCCGCTCCTGAGCCACCGTCCACGTCGGCGGGGGCGTCCGTGCGCGAGCAGCGCTCGCTGTTCGGCGAAATCCTCGATTGGATGCTCGCCCCCCTGTTGTTGCTGTGGCCGATGAGTGTGGCGCTAACGTGGTTGGTGGCGCAGAACATCGCCGCCCGCCCCTACGACCGCGACCTGGGGCAACTCACGCGCATGGTGGCGCAGCAGGTGGTCAGTGCGGCGGCGGCGGGCAAGCAGCAGCGCGGCCTCAGACTGCCCGAGTCGGCCGCAGCGCTGCTGCGCAGCGACGATGTCGATCGGGTGTACGTTCAGGTGTTGGATCGCGAAGGCGGGTTGTTGATTGGTGATCGTGAGATTGCCACGCCCGAGGGTGATCTGCCCGTGGCGGGTGAGGTGGTTTTTCGCGACGATCAAATCCAGGGCGAGGCGGTGCGGGTGGCGTTGCTGCGCTTGCCCAATGAGGACGATGCGCATCCTGAGCTGGTCGGTACCGTGCGCATCGGCATGGTGCAAGTGGCAGAAACCTTGGACAAACGGTCTCGGTTGGCCACGGAAATCATCAAAGGCGTGATCCTGCCGCAGTTTGTGATCTTGCCGTTGGCGGTGCTGCTGGTGTGGTTTGCCTTGGCCCGTGGCATTGCGCCGCTGAATCAGTTGCAGCAGCGCATCCGGCGGCGAGAAAACCACGATCTCAGCCCCATCGATGAACACGATGCGCCCGAGGAAGTGGCGCCCCTGGTGCGTTCCATCAATGATTTGCTGGCCCGGCTCGATCAGAGCATGAGCACGCAAAAGCATTTTTTGGCGGATGCGGCCCATCAGCTCAAAACCCCGCTGGCGGGGCTGCGCATGCAAGCCGAATTGGCGCAGCGTGAGATTGACGCGGGGGGGGATGCGCAATCGGTCAGGCGCTCGCTGCAACAGATTGCGCTGTCGAGTCAACGGGCGGCGCACATGGTGAACCAGTTGCTGGCCATGGCACGCGCTGAAGACGAGGAGCAGGCCCGGCGTCAGCAGGCATTTGATTTGGTGGAACTGGCCACCGAAACTGTGCATGACTTTGTCCCCAAAGCCATGGAAAAGCGCATTGACCTTGGCTACGAAGGGCCAGATGACGCGCAGACGTTGCCGCCGCTGGTCGGGCAGCCTTTTTTGGTGCGGGAACTGGTGCGCAATTTGGTGGACAACGCGCTCCAATACACCCCGGCGGGCGGCACGGTGACCGTGCGTGTGCGGGGGGGGGCATTGGGTGAAAGCGCCTGCGTGACGTTGCAGGTCGAAGACAACGGCCCAGGCATCCCGGAGGCTGAGCGGGAGCTGGTGTTCCAGCCGTTTTACCGCGCATTGGGCACGAATGTGGATGGCAGTGGTTTAGGCTTGGCCATCGTCAAGGAGATTGCCGATCGGCACGGAGCCGATATCGGTGTGAGTGCTGCGCAGTTAGCGCCTGAGGTGGGCGCGGTATTCACGGTGCGCTTTCCATCGGCAGCGACGTTGCCTGCCGATGGAGCGGAAGGGGATGTCAAGTCTGCATGA
- the mrdA gene encoding penicillin-binding protein 2 produces MTELRDIERELGQFRLRILAAALFVFIGFALLVTRMVHLQVNRHEELLTRAEANRIAVSPIVPNRGRIVDRNGVVLATNYTAYTLEITPSKVENLEDTISELSKILEIQVKDRRRFKRQMEESKSFESLPIRTRLTDEEVAKFIAQRYRFPGVEIKARLFRHYPLGEVGSHLIGYIGRINQREKEAMEDWDDEDIANYRGTEYIGKIGLEQHYERELHGITGFEEVETTAGGRAVRRLRSRPPTPGNTLVLSIDIRLQYLIEQLFGDRRGALVAIDPRNGEVLAFVSKPTFDPNLFVEGIDVENWRELNESIDKPLLNRALRGTYPPGSTYKPFMAMAALNAGKRSPKTIIHDGGFFMFGGHRYGSPENERGGAMDMRRSIVESSNVYYYTLANEMGVDLIHDQLQPFGFGRKTGIDLDSESIGILPSTDWKRRTYRRPELKKWYAGETISLGIGQGYNSFTMLQLASAMATLSSGGLRFEPRLVREIEDTLNSQRRRISSQAVDPLPLNPAHVAVIRDAMWGVTVGGTSTRVFAGTPYASGGKTGTAQAVGIKPNAKYTPARMAEHLRDHSLYVAFAPRDEPSIALALIVENAGWGAAAAAPIARRVFDMVLLGNYPSPEDMAQTRIGQSAAPIGPSRPASGIPLPWATSVQGMATMGLPNGEAAAASATAPSPPSPPPARAAASAARRAPASAPSGVAP; encoded by the coding sequence ATGACCGAACTGCGTGACATTGAGCGAGAACTCGGACAGTTTCGCCTGCGAATTTTGGCGGCTGCACTGTTCGTTTTCATTGGCTTTGCTTTGCTGGTCACCCGCATGGTTCACCTGCAAGTCAATCGCCACGAAGAGCTGTTGACGCGGGCCGAGGCCAACCGCATCGCGGTGTCTCCGATCGTTCCGAACCGAGGGCGGATTGTGGATCGCAACGGGGTGGTGTTGGCCACCAATTACACCGCCTACACCTTGGAAATTACCCCATCCAAGGTAGAAAACCTAGAAGATACCATTTCGGAACTGTCTAAAATCCTCGAAATTCAAGTCAAGGATCGCCGTCGATTCAAACGGCAGATGGAGGAAAGTAAAAGCTTCGAATCCCTGCCGATTCGAACACGGTTGACCGATGAAGAGGTCGCAAAATTCATTGCCCAGCGCTATCGTTTTCCAGGGGTGGAAATCAAGGCCCGTTTATTCCGGCATTACCCATTGGGGGAAGTGGGCAGCCACTTAATAGGATACATTGGCCGCATCAACCAACGCGAAAAAGAAGCGATGGAAGATTGGGATGACGAAGACATCGCCAATTATCGTGGCACCGAGTACATCGGGAAAATCGGTCTTGAGCAGCACTACGAGCGCGAACTGCATGGCATCACGGGCTTTGAGGAAGTCGAAACGACCGCCGGTGGCCGGGCGGTGCGCCGGCTTCGCAGCCGTCCACCGACCCCAGGCAATACCCTGGTTTTGTCGATCGACATTCGTTTGCAATACCTGATTGAACAATTGTTTGGGGATCGTCGGGGGGCATTGGTGGCCATTGACCCTCGCAACGGTGAAGTTTTGGCCTTTGTGTCCAAACCGACGTTCGACCCCAATTTGTTCGTGGAAGGCATTGACGTCGAAAACTGGCGTGAGCTGAATGAATCGATTGACAAACCCCTGCTGAACCGTGCCCTTCGCGGCACCTACCCGCCCGGCTCGACCTACAAACCTTTCATGGCCATGGCCGCGCTGAACGCCGGCAAACGGTCGCCCAAAACCATCATCCACGACGGTGGATTTTTCATGTTTGGTGGCCACCGCTACGGCAGCCCCGAGAACGAGCGTGGTGGCGCCATGGACATGCGGCGCTCGATCGTCGAATCCAGCAACGTGTATTACTACACACTCGCCAACGAAATGGGCGTGGATTTGATTCATGACCAACTTCAACCTTTTGGATTTGGCCGAAAAACTGGCATTGATCTGGACAGCGAAAGCATTGGCATTTTGCCCTCCACCGACTGGAAACGCCGCACCTACCGCCGCCCCGAATTGAAAAAGTGGTACGCCGGGGAAACCATTTCTTTGGGCATTGGCCAAGGGTATAACAGCTTTACCATGCTGCAACTGGCCAGCGCCATGGCCACCTTGTCATCCGGTGGGTTGCGTTTTGAGCCTCGCTTGGTGCGCGAAATTGAAGACACCTTGAATAGCCAGCGCCGCCGCATTTCGTCCCAAGCGGTCGATCCTCTGCCGCTCAACCCTGCCCATGTGGCGGTGATTCGCGATGCCATGTGGGGGGTGACGGTCGGCGGCACTTCCACCCGGGTTTTCGCTGGCACACCGTATGCCAGTGGTGGGAAAACCGGTACCGCCCAGGCCGTGGGCATCAAACCCAATGCAAAATACACCCCTGCCCGCATGGCCGAACACCTGCGCGACCACTCGCTGTACGTCGCCTTTGCACCGCGTGACGAGCCGAGTATTGCGCTGGCCCTGATCGTCGAGAACGCAGGCTGGGGGGCCGCCGCTGCGGCCCCCATCGCACGGCGGGTCTTCGACATGGTGCTTCTGGGCAACTACCCCAGCCCAGAAGACATGGCACAGACCCGCATCGGACAATCGGCTGCACCGATCGGCCCCTCGCGGCCCGCATCTGGGATTCCGCTGCCGTGGGCCACCTCCGTGCAAGGCATGGCCACCATGGGGCTGCCTAACGGTGAAGCAGCAGCAGCGTCGGCGACCGCGCCTTCTCCGCCCTCTCCGCCGCCCGCACGCGCCGCCGCCTCGGCAGCCCGGCGTGCGCCTGCCTCCGCACCATCAGGAGTCGCCCCATGA
- the rodA gene encoding rod shape-determining protein RodA — protein MTGVVVQGPTLWQRCRPVLSNFDIPLLLGLAVLATLGMVTMYSAGFDHGSRFVDHGRNMLLAALILFTVAQLPPQRLVQLAVPLYTVGVVLLVATALFGITKKGSTRWLNVGIVIQPSEILKIAMPLMLAWWFQKREGQLRPLDFGVAGALLLIPVGLVMKQPDLGTSLLILSGGLYVIFFAGLSWRIILPVVTLGAAGIGLIVIMGDRLCEPDVDWRVLHDYQKHRVCTLLDPTKDPLGKGFHIIQGMIAIGSGGLSGKGFMQGTQTHLEFIPERTTDFIFAAYSEEFGLAGVLTLIATFTFVLMRGLMIAAEAPSVFSRLLAGSLTLSFFTYAMVNMGMVSGILPVVGIPLPFISYGGTAMVTLGLALGMLMSIARSRRIMQT, from the coding sequence ATGACGGGTGTTGTGGTTCAGGGCCCTACGCTGTGGCAGCGTTGCCGGCCCGTGCTGAGCAATTTCGATATTCCCCTGCTGCTGGGCTTGGCCGTGCTGGCCACGCTGGGCATGGTCACCATGTATTCGGCGGGGTTTGACCATGGTTCACGCTTTGTTGACCATGGCCGCAACATGCTGTTGGCTGCGCTGATTTTGTTCACCGTGGCCCAGCTTCCTCCCCAACGCTTAGTGCAACTGGCGGTGCCGTTGTACACCGTCGGAGTGGTTTTGCTGGTGGCCACGGCGCTGTTTGGCATCACCAAGAAAGGCTCCACCCGCTGGCTGAACGTAGGAATTGTGATTCAGCCCAGCGAAATCCTCAAAATCGCCATGCCACTGATGCTGGCCTGGTGGTTCCAAAAACGCGAAGGACAATTACGCCCGCTGGATTTTGGCGTCGCAGGGGCGCTGCTGCTGATTCCGGTCGGGCTGGTGATGAAACAGCCCGATCTGGGCACATCCTTGCTGATTCTCTCGGGCGGGTTGTATGTGATTTTCTTTGCGGGACTGAGCTGGCGCATCATTCTGCCGGTGGTCACACTGGGAGCAGCCGGCATCGGTCTGATTGTGATCATGGGAGATCGGTTGTGCGAACCCGACGTGGACTGGCGGGTGCTGCATGATTACCAAAAGCACCGGGTTTGCACTTTGCTAGATCCCACCAAAGACCCCCTGGGCAAAGGGTTTCACATCATCCAGGGGATGATTGCCATTGGCTCGGGTGGATTGTCTGGCAAAGGATTCATGCAAGGAACACAAACCCACCTTGAATTTATCCCCGAGCGCACCACCGATTTCATTTTTGCCGCGTACTCAGAAGAGTTTGGGTTGGCGGGCGTCCTGACGCTGATTGCCACTTTCACATTCGTCCTCATGCGGGGCTTGATGATTGCGGCTGAAGCCCCCAGCGTGTTTTCTCGCCTGTTAGCCGGCTCCTTGACGCTGAGTTTTTTCACCTATGCCATGGTGAACATGGGCATGGTCAGCGGCATTTTGCCGGTGGTTGGGATTCCCCTGCCCTTTATCAGTTACGGCGGCACTGCCATGGTGACACTGGGTTTGGCATTGGGCATGTTGATGTCCATCGCTCGCTCGCGCCGCATCATGCAGACTTGA
- the mreC gene encoding rod shape-determining protein MreC, with product MPLGTVDCTPPPLFRQGISALTKLGLYSAAAIFLMVADTRLALTGPLRNVLVTALLPVQQVVAWPGGWVDKVATHFGGLERALAREKAAHLALAHQSLQEARLKELQRENDRLRTLLELRPSIQVKSLAAEVLYEAADPYSRKVIIDRGSQHGVVTGSPVITEAGVLGQVGRVYLLTSEVILLVDRDAAIPVLNARTGHRAAAFGGADPDLLELRFVAANDDVHVGDALTTSGVDGVYPAGLAVGKILTLDRRGDSGFARILLSPAVVPDSVRHALVLEPIGHQLPERPSTTEALSRKEKP from the coding sequence ATGCCACTGGGAACGGTTGACTGCACCCCGCCACCGCTGTTTCGTCAGGGGATTTCAGCCCTCACCAAACTGGGGCTGTACTCGGCTGCCGCCATCTTTTTGATGGTGGCGGATACGCGCTTGGCGCTCACTGGCCCGTTGCGTAACGTGCTGGTGACGGCTTTGCTGCCCGTCCAACAGGTGGTCGCGTGGCCTGGGGGCTGGGTTGACAAGGTTGCAACGCACTTCGGTGGGCTGGAACGTGCGCTGGCCCGTGAGAAAGCGGCCCACTTGGCGTTGGCACACCAATCCCTGCAAGAAGCCCGCCTCAAAGAGCTGCAACGTGAAAATGACCGCTTGCGCACTTTGCTGGAGCTGCGCCCCAGCATCCAAGTGAAATCGCTGGCCGCCGAAGTGCTCTATGAAGCAGCCGACCCTTACTCGCGCAAAGTCATCATCGACCGGGGCAGTCAGCACGGCGTGGTCACGGGCTCGCCCGTCATCACTGAAGCAGGGGTCCTGGGGCAAGTGGGCCGGGTGTACCTCCTGACCTCCGAAGTGATTTTGTTGGTGGATCGGGACGCCGCCATTCCCGTCCTCAATGCACGCACAGGCCACCGTGCGGCGGCCTTTGGGGGCGCAGATCCCGATTTGCTGGAACTGCGCTTCGTTGCCGCCAACGACGATGTTCATGTGGGCGACGCGCTGACGACCAGCGGTGTGGACGGGGTCTACCCAGCCGGGCTGGCCGTCGGCAAGATTCTGACTCTGGATCGGCGCGGGGACAGTGGCTTTGCCCGCATCCTGCTCAGTCCGGCGGTGGTGCCGGATTCGGTACGCCACGCCCTGGTGCTGGAGCCCATCGGGCACCAGTTGCCTGAGCGTCCGTCCACCACGGAGGCCTTGAGCCGCAAAGAGAAGCCTTGA
- the mreD gene encoding rod shape-determining protein MreD, with translation MLPSHHSNQLLLPVNPLFLWITLVVALLLNFLPLGRQLAMPDFVALVVAFWNIHQPRRIGVGVGFSLGLVMDVHQGALLGQHALAYTLLSYLAIMIHRRVLWFGWWGQLIQVAPLFLAAHLVSLGIRIIVGDGFPGWALLLAPVFETLLWPLTGWLLLAPQRRAPDPDEDRPL, from the coding sequence ATGCTGCCCTCCCACCACAGCAATCAACTGCTCCTGCCCGTCAACCCGCTGTTCCTGTGGATCACGCTGGTGGTGGCACTGCTGCTCAATTTCCTGCCGCTGGGCCGCCAGTTGGCCATGCCCGATTTTGTGGCTTTGGTGGTGGCGTTTTGGAACATCCATCAACCCCGCCGCATCGGCGTGGGCGTGGGTTTTTCGCTGGGCCTGGTCATGGATGTTCATCAGGGGGCCTTGCTGGGTCAACATGCGTTGGCCTACACCTTGCTGAGTTACCTGGCCATCATGATCCACCGGCGTGTCCTGTGGTTTGGCTGGTGGGGGCAACTGATCCAGGTGGCACCGCTGTTTCTGGCGGCGCACCTGGTTTCTTTGGGCATTCGCATCATCGTAGGGGATGGTTTCCCGGGATGGGCCCTGCTGCTCGCGCCGGTATTTGAAACCCTGTTGTGGCCCCTGACAGGGTGGCTGCTGCTCGCCCCGCAGCGCCGCGCCCCCGATCCCGACGAAGACCGGCCTTTGTAA
- the recX gene encoding recombination regulator RecX codes for MNPRPPRQRPALSLKGQALALLARREHSRHELSTKLWAHARKIGAADPDGSGEDTDWQRAIDTLLDELEAQRYLSDARFAESRVHTRAAGQGQARIRQELARHGVELPDDLAQTLRSTELDRARALWQRRFGTPAQDVREQARQMRFLAARGFSGDVIRRVLHDPAGDEDPGKP; via the coding sequence GTGAACCCTCGACCGCCCCGCCAACGTCCTGCCCTGAGCCTCAAAGGCCAGGCTCTGGCATTGCTGGCGCGGCGCGAGCACAGCCGCCACGAGCTGAGCACCAAGCTGTGGGCCCACGCTCGCAAAATCGGGGCCGCCGATCCCGATGGCTCCGGCGAGGACACCGATTGGCAACGCGCCATCGACACCCTGCTGGACGAGTTGGAAGCCCAGCGTTATCTGAGCGATGCCCGTTTCGCTGAATCTCGGGTTCACACTCGGGCAGCAGGGCAAGGCCAGGCCCGCATTCGCCAAGAGTTGGCCCGCCACGGGGTCGAACTCCCCGACGATTTGGCCCAGACGTTGCGCAGCACCGAGCTGGATCGGGCGCGGGCGCTGTGGCAACGCCGCTTCGGCACCCCCGCGCAGGACGTGCGTGAACAAGCCCGCCAGATGCGTTTTTTGGCCGCCCGAGGGTTTTCAGGCGACGTGATCCGCCGCGTTCTCCATGACCCAGCAGGGGACGAAGATCCAGGAAAACCCTAG